ATTGCGCACTGTATTGTTGCTATAGTCGGGATGTTTTGGTTGCCACAAGCATTCCTCCAACTGATACAGGTCGATAAACTCGCCCAGCCAATGGCGGGAATAACTCCTTAAATCATTTAATTGTGAAACACTGGCcatcatacaaattattttgtttgttaatttttctttgCAATAATACAACACTACTCCAACTTGCAATAAAGcactacaattttttttgtctgcTCTATACCAGTGCTGCTTCACACTTCTTCTTCACATACAACAAATATACAGAGACGCCAGAATTTTTTCTTTACGTTTCGTGCCAACCAAAAAACACTTAATGCTCTCTTGGaactttcttaaataaattttaacaatatgtttacaaatttcttttctttcttttacacttttttttgttaatttgtgttcatttttcactttttactaaattattttatatttttgttattaaaataaaatgttcgtCATCAACTCAAACACGTCGTGAAccattttggattttttacaaGTACTTTTGATGCTTGTTCTTTTCCTATTTCACACACAACCTCAAACATGTTAAAGTTTGTTATACCCTACTTTGTCTAATCAATTTGCCTGTCATACATAATTTTGTATGCCAGAAAGAGAGAAAGAGAGCGAGATTAAaagtgaattttaaaaaatataaacaaaacgtTCACAAAGCGCAACAGAGTGattcagataattttaaattgagtgTAGACAGAATTACAATGCCAGCGAcaaaagcaatatttttttaaataaaatgttttgctaAATTTATTCATATCATACATATTCCACCTCTGATTCGTATTAGGTGGAAAATCGTGTTTCGCCAGCATTAGGtattattttacagaaaaaaaaagtaattttaaaatttctgtgaaATCCATCcatacttaaaaaattaaacaagtactaaaattttcaaaatttctagtACAATACAAAAATTTCGGATTAAGGTAAATAATATGTTTGGTTCGGTTGGATTCTAGAATTTTATAAcgcttattatatttttttcaataattttaaatttttcgtaaaAAGTGTATTTGATGGACATCTATCTAACAATTATAAATCAGGAAAGCAATAACAAAGTAATTAaacctgattttttttacaaattgatgccattgtaagaaaatttaattttaaattatgtatgaACATTACTCCCAATAAGAACCCAAAAAATGTGATTTCAATTAttggaaatgaaattttaagtaaatttgaattacagaccttttttaattaattttcaaatcaagcataatttttaaattatttaaacatttgtttacttttttcttttttggcaaacaatttgtttttaatcaaaattgtaaaaaggatttattaaaataaaactataaaaagaaacaattaaaaatcaaggttggctaccgaaTCAAAACGTTGAAAATGTACCGGTAACGCTAATTATTTTTTCGGTAACGGTGACTTAGTGGTAACGATAAAggttttaatcatttacaaaatccattaaaaactattcacttaagcctttttgtaatagatttgaattgaagaaaattaaGAATTCTTTCAAACCTGGAGAATGCTATtctggaattcaatttgttttacaatCAAATTggttatttcaaattaaaaacaattttctccAACGTTTAAGCAAACGaacatatttgaattttaaaatttgggaaatttataatttatttctttaatctaaaactaaattgtcaataaatatcaaaatgcaTACAATGTCATTTCACctatttttaactaaaactttATTGTTATCtttttctttgtaaaatttgtaaaataaatccatccaataaataataatttatattgttgtATGTACAAAAAAGTTTggcaaaaaaatttgtgaataaaaATGAACAAGAGTACATACAATACACAGAAATAAATTCTAGTTGAATTGCAGCTTAAGCTATAAAGTtcctttaatatatttttgtttatcttaTATAGTAAGTAGTTAGTATAATGTATGTAGAGAAAATAAGTCGTGCGTTTATCGTTTATAATGTAGAGTTATTAATCGGTGCCAAAATACTTCTGACCAAAATGATTAGGAGCCACAGGATGCAACTCTGAGGTTAAGATTTTTAAACGAGGAAAAGCGCTAACAATACATTTAGCCGCCATTGGAGTACAAAAAAGATTTGATAAAATTATACTATTCTCGGGAACACCATGTTCTTTAAGAACATTAACAGCCTAAGAAGAAATGTTTTAATTAGATACATTTTATAACAACATTTATTTGATATAATAAATTACCTGTATTACCGTATTACCGGTTGACATTATAGGATACATGAGTAATATTTGCCTACGTGCTATGTCGTCAGGAAAACGTGCATAGACAACACGTGCCACATGAGTATCCGAATCAGATTCTACTAAAATTTTGCCAATTCTAATGGAACGACAGCAGTCACGCAGTCCTTGTTCCATGGCTTCGCCTGACCGTATAATTGATACACCACAATTGccggattgatattttaaaccGTCATATATGGCTCCGGTGGGAGTTTCCACACTGCAGGTCGAATAGGGCAATTGATTTAACGACTCCTCTATGACTAGACGTATTAAGCGATCAGCATAAAACTTGAAATCGCTGCGTGAA
The nucleotide sequence above comes from Calliphora vicina chromosome 1, idCalVici1.1, whole genome shotgun sequence. Encoded proteins:
- the kri gene encoding uracil phosphoribosyltransferase homolog; the encoded protein is MCASASLDNGTSSSHSNSESIELNEDNAEENIPIPAITSLEEILEHYGPNFKLLQCNAQVGELLTIIRDKNTSRSDFKFYADRLIRLVIEESLNQLPYSTCSVETPTGAIYDGLKYQSGNCGVSIIRSGEAMEQGLRDCCRSIRIGKILVESDSDTHVARVVYARFPDDIARRQILLMYPIMSTGNTVIQAVNVLKEHGVPENSIILSNLFCTPMAAKCIVSAFPRLKILTSELHPVAPNHFGQKYFGTD